A genomic stretch from Halorhodospira halophila SL1 includes:
- a CDS encoding RNA methyltransferase, which translates to MSLERTRIVLVGTTHPGNIGAAARAMRTMGLRDLYLVDPQCDPGDPEAVARAAGAGDVLERARTAPDLATALTGCRLAFGLSARSRAERQPRLELRPAAESAVAQGGDGDLAWVFGRERTGLTNAELDHCHYLVQIPTDPDYSSLNVAQSVQLVAWELRMAAAAGGPVQGQAEEPPAAVDTLERFFDHLEEMAGRVGYLDRHNPALTMRRLRNIFRRAWLTEDEVRMLRGLISHVLNPRRWRESNCRKG; encoded by the coding sequence TTGAGCCTTGAACGCACACGTATTGTGTTGGTCGGGACCACCCACCCCGGCAACATCGGCGCGGCTGCGCGAGCCATGCGCACCATGGGACTGCGGGACCTCTACCTGGTGGACCCGCAGTGTGACCCGGGCGACCCGGAGGCCGTGGCCCGGGCCGCCGGCGCGGGCGATGTCCTGGAGCGGGCGCGGACTGCTCCGGACCTTGCCACGGCCCTGACCGGCTGTCGCCTGGCCTTTGGGCTGTCGGCGCGCAGTCGTGCCGAGCGGCAGCCTCGGCTGGAGTTGCGCCCGGCCGCCGAGTCCGCTGTCGCCCAGGGGGGTGACGGTGACCTGGCGTGGGTGTTCGGGCGGGAGCGCACCGGCCTGACCAACGCCGAACTCGACCATTGCCACTACCTGGTGCAGATCCCCACGGATCCGGATTACAGTTCCCTGAATGTGGCGCAGTCGGTGCAGCTGGTAGCGTGGGAGTTGCGCATGGCGGCCGCGGCCGGGGGGCCGGTGCAGGGCCAGGCGGAGGAGCCGCCCGCGGCGGTGGATACGCTGGAGCGTTTCTTCGATCACCTGGAGGAGATGGCCGGTCGGGTGGGTTATCTCGACCGGCACAACCCCGCGCTGACGATGCGGCGGCTGCGTAACATCTTTCGCCGCGCATGGCTGACCGAGGATGAGGTACGGATGCTGCGCGGTCTGATCAGCCACGTACTCAACCCGCGCCGCTGGCGCGAGTCCAATTGTCGTAAAGGGTAG
- a CDS encoding inositol monophosphatase family protein, whose protein sequence is MHPMVNIAVRAARAGGDLIVRNIDRLDRVQVESKGRYDFVCDIDRQAEAAIVQTIQRAYPQHAILAEEGGLQGHAQSKAEYTWIIDPLDGTANFLRGYPHIGVSIAVQKEDQLEAAAIYDPLRQELFTASRGNGAQLDGRRIRVPQRRSVDGAMIGTGFPFKNQALMPAYLRMFSAVTEHAEDMRRAGSAALDLAYVAAGRLDGYFELGLKPWDIAGGTLLVREAGGIVTDITGEDRALATGHVVAGAPKVHSGLLNTIRAHAAELPTG, encoded by the coding sequence ATGCATCCAATGGTCAACATCGCAGTCCGTGCAGCACGGGCTGGCGGGGATCTCATCGTCCGCAACATCGATCGACTCGACCGGGTCCAGGTCGAGTCCAAAGGCCGCTACGATTTCGTCTGCGACATCGACCGCCAGGCCGAGGCGGCCATCGTGCAGACGATCCAACGCGCCTATCCGCAGCACGCCATTCTCGCCGAAGAGGGCGGCCTGCAGGGACATGCGCAGAGCAAGGCGGAGTATACGTGGATCATTGATCCGCTGGACGGCACGGCCAATTTCCTGCGCGGGTATCCGCACATCGGCGTATCCATTGCCGTGCAGAAAGAAGACCAGCTCGAGGCGGCAGCCATCTACGATCCGCTGCGCCAAGAGCTGTTCACCGCCTCGCGGGGCAACGGTGCACAACTCGACGGCCGACGCATCCGCGTGCCGCAGCGCCGTAGCGTCGACGGGGCCATGATCGGCACCGGCTTCCCGTTTAAGAACCAGGCGCTGATGCCGGCCTATCTGCGCATGTTCTCCGCGGTCACCGAGCACGCCGAGGACATGCGCCGCGCCGGCTCCGCGGCGCTGGATCTGGCCTACGTGGCCGCCGGGCGGCTAGACGGCTACTTCGAGCTGGGCCTGAAACCTTGGGATATCGCCGGCGGTACCCTGCTGGTGCGCGAGGCGGGCGGCATCGTGACAGACATCACCGGCGAGGACCGGGCCCTGGCCACCGGTCATGTCGTCGCGGGCGCCCCCAAGGTCCACAGTGGCCTGCTGAACACCATCCGCGCCCACGCCGCTGAGCTACCCACCGGCTGA
- a CDS encoding O-succinylhomoserine sulfhydrylase, with translation MCTTRPDDDPLAGFESRAVRAGQVRTDAQEQSEPIYPTSSFTFESAAQAAARFSGEDPGNVYSRFTNPTVRTFCDRLAALEGGQACVGTASGMSAVLATCLGLLQAGDHVVASRTLFGTTLSLLTKYLPRWGIEVSWVPLSDERAWADAVQPNTRLLFAETPSNPLNEVVDIRRLAEVAHAHEALLAIDNCFCTPALQRPLEMGADLVIHSATKYLDGQGRCVGGAVVGDAQRVGEEIHGFIRTAGPCMSPFNAWVFLKGLETLSLRMHAHSRNAQQVAEWLQGHPGVERVHYAGLPDHPHHRLAAAQQSGFGGIVAFELPGGREAAWRLIDSTRMLSITGNLGDTKSTITHPATTTHGTISDELRAAAGIREGLVRVSVGLEDPADIIRDLERGLG, from the coding sequence ATGTGCACAACCAGGCCTGATGACGATCCGCTCGCCGGGTTCGAATCCCGGGCGGTGCGAGCCGGTCAGGTGCGCACCGATGCCCAGGAGCAGTCGGAGCCCATCTACCCGACCTCCAGCTTTACCTTCGAGAGTGCCGCACAGGCGGCCGCGCGTTTCTCCGGTGAGGACCCCGGGAACGTCTACTCGCGTTTCACCAACCCGACGGTGCGGACCTTCTGCGACCGCCTGGCCGCCCTGGAGGGCGGGCAGGCCTGCGTCGGGACGGCTTCAGGCATGTCGGCGGTGCTGGCGACGTGCCTGGGGCTGCTGCAGGCCGGCGACCACGTGGTCGCCTCGCGGACCCTCTTCGGGACCACCCTGTCGCTGCTGACCAAGTACCTGCCGCGCTGGGGCATCGAGGTCAGCTGGGTGCCGTTGAGCGACGAGCGGGCCTGGGCTGATGCGGTGCAGCCGAACACGCGCCTGCTCTTTGCTGAGACGCCCTCCAACCCCCTCAACGAGGTGGTGGACATCCGCCGCCTCGCGGAGGTGGCCCATGCCCACGAAGCCCTGTTGGCGATCGACAACTGCTTCTGTACCCCCGCCCTGCAGCGCCCGCTGGAGATGGGGGCCGACCTGGTGATCCACTCGGCCACCAAGTACCTGGACGGTCAAGGTCGCTGTGTCGGTGGCGCGGTGGTTGGCGACGCCCAGCGCGTGGGGGAAGAGATCCACGGTTTCATCCGCACCGCCGGGCCGTGCATGAGCCCGTTCAACGCCTGGGTGTTCCTCAAGGGATTGGAGACGCTGTCCCTGCGCATGCATGCGCACAGCCGGAATGCCCAGCAGGTGGCGGAGTGGCTGCAGGGCCATCCCGGCGTCGAGCGGGTCCACTACGCCGGGCTGCCGGACCATCCCCACCACCGCCTGGCCGCGGCGCAGCAGAGCGGGTTCGGCGGGATTGTGGCCTTCGAGCTCCCCGGAGGCCGGGAGGCAGCCTGGCGTCTGATCGACAGCACGCGCATGCTGTCGATCACCGGCAACCTGGGGGACACCAAGTCCACCATCACCCATCCGGCGACCACCACCCACGGCACCATCTCCGATGAGTTGCGCGCGGCCGCCGGCATCCGCGAGGGGCTGGTGCGGGTTTCCGTTGGGTTGGAGGATCCGGCGGATATCATCCGCGACCTGGAGCGCGGCCTGGGGTGA
- the purF gene encoding amidophosphoribosyltransferase, which yields MCGVIGMVAKGPVNQDLYEGLTVLQHRGQDAAGIITYDQGQLSLRKSNGLVRDVFRTRHMMRLTGNVGIGHVRYPTAGCESSAEAQPFYVNSPYGISLAHNGNLTNTEELKQELFRTDRRHINTNSDSEILLNILAHELSVCPHGRLEPSDLFSAVEQVHRRCHGAYSAVAMINGYGILAFRDPFGIRPLCFGERDTEQGREYLIASESVALDMLGFRLVREVAPGEAIFIDMDGVLHTRQCAEDPIHAPCLFEYVYLSRPDSIVDGVAVHKARLRMGERLAAKIRREWPDHDIDVIIPIPDTSRTVAMQLAYQLGVESREGFIKNRYVGRTFIMPGQAARKKSVRQKLNPIPLEFAGKNVLLVDDSVVRGTTSQQLVQLARESGARRVYLASAAPPVRYPNVYGIDMPAPEELIAHNRDEAEITAAIGADRMIYQELDDLEAAVADGNPEIRQFDSSCFNGHYVTGGVSQDYLRGLSQARADAAREQAGSDQDLEIVDVHNQA from the coding sequence ATGTGTGGCGTAATCGGAATGGTGGCCAAGGGGCCGGTGAACCAGGACCTTTACGAGGGGCTGACCGTGCTCCAGCACCGGGGTCAGGACGCTGCCGGGATCATTACCTATGACCAGGGGCAGTTGAGCCTGCGCAAGAGCAACGGCCTGGTGCGGGATGTCTTCCGGACCCGGCACATGATGCGCCTGACCGGCAATGTCGGTATTGGCCACGTTCGTTATCCCACCGCCGGCTGCGAGAGTTCCGCCGAAGCGCAGCCTTTCTACGTCAACTCGCCCTACGGCATCTCGCTGGCGCACAACGGCAACCTGACCAATACCGAGGAGCTCAAGCAGGAGCTCTTCCGTACGGACCGACGCCATATCAACACCAACTCCGACTCGGAGATCCTGCTCAACATCCTCGCCCACGAGTTGAGTGTCTGCCCCCACGGCCGGCTCGAGCCCAGCGATCTGTTCAGTGCCGTCGAGCAGGTCCACCGGCGCTGCCACGGCGCCTACTCGGCCGTGGCGATGATCAACGGCTACGGCATTCTCGCCTTCCGTGACCCCTTCGGCATCCGCCCGCTGTGCTTCGGCGAGCGCGATACCGAGCAGGGGCGGGAGTACCTGATCGCTTCGGAGAGCGTGGCGCTGGATATGCTCGGCTTCCGCCTGGTGCGCGAGGTGGCTCCGGGCGAGGCGATCTTCATCGACATGGATGGTGTCCTGCACACCCGCCAGTGTGCCGAGGATCCTATCCACGCCCCGTGCCTGTTCGAGTACGTCTACCTCTCCCGGCCCGACTCCATTGTCGACGGCGTGGCCGTGCACAAGGCACGTCTGCGTATGGGCGAGCGGCTGGCGGCCAAGATCCGGCGCGAGTGGCCCGATCACGATATCGATGTGATCATCCCGATCCCGGACACCAGCCGCACCGTCGCCATGCAGCTGGCCTACCAGTTGGGCGTGGAGTCCCGGGAGGGCTTCATCAAGAACCGCTACGTCGGGCGCACCTTCATCATGCCCGGGCAGGCGGCGCGCAAGAAATCGGTGCGTCAGAAGCTCAACCCCATCCCGCTGGAGTTCGCGGGCAAGAACGTCCTGCTTGTGGACGACTCGGTGGTCCGGGGCACCACCTCGCAGCAGCTGGTGCAGCTGGCCCGCGAGTCCGGGGCGCGGCGGGTCTATCTCGCCTCCGCCGCCCCGCCGGTGCGCTACCCCAACGTCTACGGTATCGATATGCCGGCCCCCGAAGAGCTCATCGCCCATAACCGAGATGAGGCCGAGATCACGGCGGCGATCGGTGCCGACCGCATGATCTACCAGGAACTCGACGACCTGGAAGCGGCCGTGGCCGATGGCAATCCGGAGATCCGGCAGTTCGATAGTTCCTGCTTCAACGGGCACTACGTGACCGGAGGCGTCAGCCAGGACTATCTGCGTGGCCTCTCTCAGGCACGTGCCGATGCCGCCAGGGAACAGGCGGGCAGCGACCAAGACTTGGAGATCGTGGATGTGCACAACCAGGCCTGA
- a CDS encoding CvpA family protein, whose product MNWLDLVIVGVIALSAGISLIRGFVREVLSVLVWVAAFWIAVRYSGAVALLLEEWIASPTIRLGAGFVGLFVGTLILGALLNNALSVLVTRTGLGGTDRLLGVLFGAARGAVVVALVVLLLGFSPMTQERAWQESVVLPGIKPWICRAGLDAWLEDFDWQPPVEGEAMEGFDGLPDYWAEYCAGRRP is encoded by the coding sequence ATGAACTGGCTCGACCTCGTCATCGTCGGCGTCATCGCACTGTCGGCGGGGATCAGCCTGATCCGCGGTTTCGTGCGCGAGGTCCTCTCGGTACTCGTCTGGGTGGCCGCCTTCTGGATCGCGGTGCGCTATTCCGGGGCCGTGGCGCTGTTGCTCGAGGAGTGGATCGCCTCGCCGACGATCCGCCTGGGTGCCGGTTTTGTCGGGCTCTTTGTGGGCACGCTGATCCTCGGGGCGCTGCTCAATAATGCCCTCTCGGTGTTGGTGACGCGCACCGGGCTCGGGGGCACCGATCGGCTTCTGGGCGTGTTGTTCGGGGCTGCGCGTGGCGCGGTGGTGGTGGCGCTGGTGGTGTTGCTGCTCGGTTTCTCGCCAATGACCCAGGAGCGGGCCTGGCAGGAGTCGGTGGTGCTGCCGGGGATCAAGCCGTGGATCTGTCGAGCCGGCCTGGATGCCTGGCTGGAGGACTTTGATTGGCAACCGCCCGTTGAGGGCGAGGCAATGGAGGGCTTCGATGGCTTGCCGGATTACTGGGCCGAATACTGCGCCGGGCGGCGGCCGTGA
- a CDS encoding SPOR domain-containing protein: MDPSTKRQLVGAAVLVALAVIFLPMIFSGSDEAEDVDVPVEVPPRPDDQPEPEELAEQPPEDLDEEPEDFTAEEPAGFEEPEASDDEPASPDEPERDEDEEQARDEPEETATEDETTDEAVDEVNGIAIASREQGAYSVQVGSFQEAENAERERDRIRDLGLPAYIESPDGEGSSFHRVRIGPVMERDEAQALLERAADEAGVEGYVVSR; this comes from the coding sequence ATGGATCCAAGCACGAAACGACAGTTGGTTGGGGCCGCGGTCCTGGTCGCCCTGGCCGTGATCTTCCTGCCGATGATCTTCTCCGGCTCCGATGAGGCCGAGGACGTGGATGTGCCGGTCGAGGTTCCGCCCCGCCCCGACGATCAGCCGGAACCCGAGGAGCTGGCCGAGCAGCCGCCGGAGGATCTCGACGAGGAGCCGGAAGATTTCACCGCCGAGGAGCCGGCCGGATTCGAGGAGCCGGAGGCCTCGGATGACGAGCCGGCCAGCCCCGACGAGCCCGAACGGGACGAGGATGAGGAGCAGGCGCGGGACGAGCCCGAGGAGACCGCCACCGAGGACGAAACCACCGACGAGGCGGTCGACGAGGTGAACGGCATCGCCATCGCCAGTCGGGAGCAGGGGGCGTACTCGGTCCAGGTGGGCAGTTTCCAGGAGGCAGAGAACGCCGAGCGGGAGCGCGACCGCATCCGCGATCTCGGGTTGCCGGCCTACATCGAGTCGCCGGACGGCGAGGGGTCGTCGTTCCACCGTGTGCGCATCGGTCCGGTCATGGAGCGGGACGAGGCGCAGGCGTTGCTCGAGCGCGCCGCTGACGAGGCCGGGGTGGAGGGGTACGTGGTGTCGCGATGA
- a CDS encoding bifunctional folylpolyglutamate synthase/dihydrofolate synthase, with product MNGARRPQPAAPPDLEGWLARLEAAHPTAIDLGLERVAAVGLRLGVLAPAARVVTVGGTNGKGSVARTLEALLRGLGVSTALYTSPHFQRFNERMRLDGVEVADAPLVKALGRVEEARGDADVSLTYFEHTTLAAFDLFARSGARVWILEVGLGGRLDAVNAIDADVAVVTRIARDHAEFLGDDLQAIAAEKAGIFRKGRPAVIGQQDAPAALRQSALEVGAEVAQAGVEWTFSAEADGRWWWRCGEYHWGGLPASGIPGCAARGNVATALAALVQLPEAVGVDAAAVARLLDGVRVPGRLERIEAGSLEWLLDVAHNADGAEELARVLDDRTVTGQTRALFAVAARKDARALVAALSGRIDAWYLPQLDEPDMRNADELASQLADAGESVVHCGDGVATTLAALQGQAGPGDRVVVFGSFRTVAAVQAQQGWG from the coding sequence ATGAACGGTGCCCGCAGGCCGCAGCCGGCCGCTCCGCCAGATCTTGAGGGTTGGCTGGCCCGACTGGAAGCGGCTCACCCGACGGCCATCGACCTCGGTCTGGAGCGCGTGGCCGCCGTGGGCCTGCGCCTTGGTGTCCTCGCCCCGGCGGCGCGGGTGGTTACGGTCGGTGGGACCAACGGCAAGGGGAGTGTGGCGCGGACCCTGGAGGCGCTGCTGCGCGGTCTCGGGGTGAGCACAGCCCTCTACACCTCGCCCCATTTCCAGCGCTTTAACGAGCGGATGCGCCTCGACGGGGTCGAGGTGGCCGATGCCCCATTGGTCAAGGCGCTGGGCCGGGTCGAGGAGGCCCGGGGCGACGCTGACGTCAGTCTGACCTATTTCGAGCATACGACCCTGGCCGCCTTCGATCTCTTTGCGCGCAGCGGTGCTCGGGTCTGGATCCTGGAGGTGGGGCTGGGCGGGCGGCTGGACGCTGTGAACGCCATCGACGCGGATGTGGCGGTGGTCACCCGGATTGCCCGCGACCACGCCGAATTCCTCGGCGACGACCTGCAGGCGATTGCCGCCGAGAAGGCCGGCATCTTCCGCAAGGGGCGACCGGCGGTGATCGGTCAGCAGGACGCCCCGGCGGCGCTGCGTCAGTCGGCGCTGGAGGTCGGCGCCGAGGTCGCGCAGGCCGGGGTGGAGTGGACGTTCTCCGCCGAGGCCGACGGGCGCTGGTGGTGGCGCTGTGGCGAGTACCACTGGGGGGGGCTGCCGGCCTCGGGGATCCCGGGGTGCGCTGCGCGCGGCAACGTGGCTACCGCCTTGGCCGCCCTCGTTCAGCTGCCGGAGGCGGTTGGCGTGGACGCGGCGGCCGTCGCCAGGCTCCTGGATGGGGTGCGGGTGCCCGGGCGTCTGGAGCGGATCGAGGCCGGGTCACTGGAGTGGCTGTTGGATGTCGCGCATAATGCCGATGGTGCGGAGGAGCTCGCCCGGGTGCTGGATGACCGAACGGTCACCGGGCAAACGCGAGCCCTCTTCGCCGTGGCGGCGCGCAAGGATGCCCGGGCATTGGTCGCGGCGTTGAGTGGTCGGATCGACGCCTGGTACCTGCCGCAGCTGGATGAGCCGGATATGCGCAACGCCGATGAACTGGCCAGCCAGCTTGCCGACGCGGGTGAGTCGGTGGTGCACTGCGGTGACGGGGTGGCGACCACCCTGGCCGCTCTCCAGGGCCAGGCCGGGCCCGGCGATCGGGTTGTGGTCTTTGGCTCCTTCCGCACTGTGGCCGCCGTACAAGCGCAGCAAGGCTGGGGGTAG
- the accD gene encoding acetyl-CoA carboxylase, carboxyltransferase subunit beta, producing MSWFQKLMPRRIRTDAGPRSRSVPEGLWTKCESCQGILYRPDLERNLEVCPKCGAHMRISARQRLRLFLDESCEAVEIGAELQPSDFLRFRDSKRYRDRLNQAQKATGENDALVAMRGAVHQRPVVVCAFEFGFMGGSMGTIVGERFCRAAEEARANDIPLVCFSASGGARMQEALFSLMQMAKTSAAISRLNEARVPYISVLTDPTMGGVSASLATLGDVIIAEPGALIGFAGPRVIEQTVRETLPEGFQRAEFLLDHGAIDMIVDRRDMRDEIASLMGKLGGDVSVAPAPAPAATVDPEPESAEPEAPAEEAGPAGAAGDQAGESQDEGDPRNA from the coding sequence GTGAGCTGGTTTCAGAAACTCATGCCGCGGCGGATCCGGACCGACGCCGGTCCGCGCAGTCGCAGTGTTCCAGAGGGCCTGTGGACCAAGTGCGAGTCCTGCCAGGGGATCCTCTATCGCCCGGATCTGGAGCGCAATCTCGAGGTCTGCCCGAAGTGCGGTGCGCACATGCGGATCTCGGCCCGGCAGCGCCTGCGGCTGTTTCTGGACGAGTCCTGCGAGGCGGTTGAGATCGGTGCAGAACTGCAGCCGTCGGATTTCCTGCGTTTTCGTGACAGCAAGCGCTATCGGGATCGTCTGAACCAGGCGCAGAAGGCCACCGGCGAGAACGACGCCCTGGTGGCGATGCGTGGTGCCGTGCATCAGCGGCCGGTGGTGGTCTGCGCCTTCGAGTTCGGCTTCATGGGCGGGTCCATGGGCACCATCGTCGGTGAACGCTTCTGCCGCGCCGCCGAAGAGGCGCGGGCCAACGACATCCCGCTGGTCTGTTTCTCGGCCTCGGGTGGTGCCCGCATGCAGGAGGCGCTGTTCTCGTTGATGCAGATGGCCAAGACCTCGGCGGCCATCTCGCGACTCAACGAGGCGCGCGTACCGTACATCTCGGTACTGACCGATCCGACCATGGGTGGTGTCTCGGCCAGTCTGGCGACCCTGGGGGACGTCATCATCGCCGAGCCCGGTGCATTGATCGGCTTTGCTGGACCGCGGGTGATCGAGCAGACCGTGCGTGAGACGCTGCCGGAAGGCTTCCAGCGGGCCGAGTTCCTTCTCGACCACGGAGCCATCGACATGATTGTTGATCGGCGCGATATGCGTGACGAGATCGCCTCGCTGATGGGCAAGCTCGGCGGAGATGTCTCGGTGGCGCCGGCCCCCGCCCCCGCGGCAACCGTCGACCCTGAGCCGGAGAGCGCAGAGCCCGAGGCGCCGGCCGAGGAGGCCGGGCCCGCTGGGGCGGCGGGGGATCAGGCTGGTGAGAGCCAGGACGAGGGCGACCCCCGCAACGCATGA